From Bacteroidota bacterium, a single genomic window includes:
- a CDS encoding SDR family oxidoreductase has translation MIGKTVIVTGASSGIGRALAFEMAARKAKVVIVARNREKLEAVENELKATGTEVLALTADVSIEDDCRRLVEETVKRFGGIDVLINNAGLSMRALFLETDLQVIRRLMDVNFWGTVYCTKFALPYLLASKGSVVGVSSIAGYKGLPGRTGYSASKFAMHGFLETLRIENLKTGLHVLIACPGFTASNIRNTALNGKGNMQGESPREEDKMMSAEEVAVHIARAIEKRKKTLILTRQGKLTVFLNKFFPGFMDKMVYKHMAKEPDSPFK, from the coding sequence ATGATTGGAAAAACCGTGATCGTTACCGGAGCTTCATCAGGAATTGGCAGGGCTCTGGCTTTTGAAATGGCCGCAAGAAAGGCAAAGGTGGTGATTGTTGCCCGCAATCGTGAGAAGCTTGAAGCCGTTGAAAACGAATTAAAGGCAACAGGGACAGAGGTGCTTGCCCTTACTGCCGATGTAAGCATTGAGGATGATTGCCGCAGGTTGGTTGAAGAAACAGTTAAGAGATTCGGTGGAATTGATGTGCTGATTAACAATGCCGGACTCTCTATGCGTGCTCTATTCCTGGAAACAGACCTGCAGGTCATACGCAGGCTTATGGATGTGAACTTCTGGGGAACGGTTTATTGCACAAAGTTTGCATTGCCATATCTGCTTGCCTCAAAGGGTAGTGTTGTGGGGGTTTCTTCTATAGCCGGGTATAAAGGTCTTCCAGGAAGGACAGGCTATTCCGCCTCCAAATTTGCCATGCACGGGTTCCTGGAAACCCTGAGAATAGAAAACCTTAAAACCGGGTTGCACGTGCTGATCGCTTGTCCGGGCTTTACAGCCTCCAACATCCGGAATACAGCACTGAACGGGAAAGGAAACATGCAGGGGGAATCACCCCGTGAAGAAGATAAGATGATGAGCGCAGAAGAAGTTGCCGTCCATATAGCCAGGGCCATTGAAAAAAGAAAAAAAACGCTTATCCTGACCCGTCAGGGAAAGCTTACCGTTTTTTTAAACAAATTTTTCCCCGGTTTCATGGATAAAATGGTTTACAAGCACATGGCTAAGGAGCCGGATTCTCCCTTCAAATAA